The window GCTACGCGACGTGCCGCGGCTCGCGGCGGAGCTCGGCGTGGGGCGGGTGCTGGTGAAGGAGGAGTCGAGCCGGCTCGGGCTGCCGGCGTTCAAGGTGCTCGGCGCCTCCTATGCGATCGCGCGCACGTTGGGGGAGCGGTTCGGCCTGGACGGCCTCAAGCTGGACACCCTGCGCGCGGCCGTGCGCGGCTCCGCCGTCCGGCTGTACGCGGCGACGGACGGGAACCACGGCCGCGCCGTGGCCCACGTGGCCGCCCTGATCGGCGCGGCAGCGACGATCTACTATCCGCCCGGCATCACGGAGGCCGCCAAGAAGGCGATCGCGGCCGAGGGAGCCCGGACCGTAGAGGTCGAGGGCGACTACGACGACGTCGTGGCGCGCGCCGCCACCGAAGCCGGAGCGGACCCGGCGTCGGTCCTGGTGCAGGACACCTCCTGGGCCGGGTACACCGACATCCCGCAGTGGATCGTCGACGGCTACGCGACGCTGTGCTTGGAGGCCGACGACCAGCTGGCCGCCCTGGGCCTGACGGCGCCCGACCTGGTGGTGGTCCCGGTCGGCGTCGGCTCGTTCGCCCAGGCCGTGGTGAGCCACTACCGCGGTGCGGCAGGCGGCACGGGGTCCGACGGCGGCACGCTGCTCGCCGTCGAGCCCGACCGGGCTGCCGGGCTGGTCGCGGCCCTGCGCGCTGGCAAGCCGGTCAAGGTGCCGACGGGCGAGACGATCATGACCGGCCTCAACTGCGGCACCGTCTCGGCGCTCGCCTGGCCCGTGCTGCGCGACGGGCTCGACGGCGCCGTCACCGTCTCCGACGATCAGGCGGCGACCGCCGTCGACGACCTGGCGCGGCTCGGCGTCGACTCCGGGCCGTGCGGCGCGGCGACGCTTGCGGCGGCCCGGCTCGTGCTGGGGCAGCCGGGCTGGCGGGAGGCGATCGGCCTGGGGCCCGACGCCGTCGTGCTGCTCCTGTCGACCGAGGGCCGGGCGGCCAACCCGGTCCCGGACGACCGCGTCTGATCCGTTCCGCCCCCTCGTCGCCGCCAGGAGTGTGCCTGTGCCCGTGTCCCTTCCCGCCGCCCTCGGCCCGATCCTGCCGCTGCTGCGCTGCCCGTCCTGCGGTGCGGAGCTGTCACCCGCGGACGGTGCGCTGCGCTGCCCGCGCCGCCACAGCTTCGACGTCGCCCGGCACGGGTACGTCGGCCTGCTGACCGGCGCAAAGGCGACAAGTGGGGACGACGGGCCGATGGCGCGGGCGCGGCGGGACTTCCTGGCTGCGGGGCGTTACGAGCCTGTCCGCGCGGCGGTCGCGGACCTCGTGAGCGGTGCGGACCTTGCGACCGGCGAGGTCGTCGCGGACCATGCGTCCGGCGGGTTGGCGTCCGGCGCCGGACGGCGGCCGGCCACGGTGGTCGACGTCGGCTGCGGCACCGGCTACTACCTCGCCGGAGTGCTCGACGCCCTGCCGGACGCCGTCGGCCTGGGCCTGGACACCTCGGCGCACGCACTGCGCGTGGCGGCCAAGGTGCATCCACGCGCCGCCGCGGCGACCTGGGACGTGTTCCGGCCGTTCCCGATCGCCTCGGAACAGGTGGACGTGGTGCTGGACGTGTTCGCGCCGCGCAACCCGGCCGAGTTCCACCGGGTGCTGCGCCCGGGCGGCGTGCTGGTCGTGGTGCGGCCCTTCGGCGGGCACCTGGCCGAGCTGCGCCGTCAGGTCACGCAGATGGTGACCGTGGACCCGGACAAGGAGCGGCGCCTGCACGACGCGCTGGACCCGTACTTCGAGGCCGCGAGCACGCAGGAGGTCGAGTACACGACGCCGCTCACACGGCAGGAGGCCGTCGACCTGGTGCTGATGACACCGAGTGCCCGCCACGTGACGGAGGCAGAACTGTCCGACGACGGCGACCTCCCCGACCAGGTCACGGTCTCGATCCTGGCCACGGCCTACCAGCGGCGGTGACGGCGGACGACTTCAGCCGCCGTCGGCCGAATTGAGAATTCGGGCCATGAGTTCGGCGGCAGCGGGGGCTCCTGCTCGTCGTAGCGCGGCGATGGTCGACGCGTCAGTAGCGCCGGGCAGGCGAGCGACGGCGGTGTCGTGGACGGCGCGCATCTCGTCCGGCCTTTCGCGCACTAGCCAGGACAGGAGTAGGTCGGGGTGCATGACGTTAGCGCCGAGGTGGGCGACCACGTGGGCTGGGAAATCCTTGAGGTTGCTCGTGCACAGCACTTGGGCGGCGGCCGCGACCGTGGCCGCCAGGACGTGTCGGTCACCCTCGTCGGGCAAGTCGAACTCGGCTACCTGGGACAGCGCCTCGGCGGTGATGGTGACCTGGGCGTACGGAAAGGCGTTGTTCATAGCCTTGACCAGTCGTTGGCTGGACTCGGCGGTGAACGACGCCACGTTGGCTTGCAGGTGCTCGGTCATCTCGTCCAAGATTTCCGCGCTCCATGCGATGGAGATCAGCCCTTCGTCTGCCGCGTACAGCAGGTAGTCACGAAGGACCCGCGAGTACAGCACGTTCGCGTCTGCCAGGACGACCCGGACAGGT is drawn from Promicromonospora sp. Populi and contains these coding sequences:
- a CDS encoding diaminopropionate ammonia-lyase, producing MPAINFHRTLPGYVPTPLRDVPRLAAELGVGRVLVKEESSRLGLPAFKVLGASYAIARTLGERFGLDGLKLDTLRAAVRGSAVRLYAATDGNHGRAVAHVAALIGAAATIYYPPGITEAAKKAIAAEGARTVEVEGDYDDVVARAATEAGADPASVLVQDTSWAGYTDIPQWIVDGYATLCLEADDQLAALGLTAPDLVVVPVGVGSFAQAVVSHYRGAAGGTGSDGGTLLAVEPDRAAGLVAALRAGKPVKVPTGETIMTGLNCGTVSALAWPVLRDGLDGAVTVSDDQAATAVDDLARLGVDSGPCGAATLAAARLVLGQPGWREAIGLGPDAVVLLLSTEGRAANPVPDDRV
- a CDS encoding putative RNA methyltransferase translates to MPVSLPAALGPILPLLRCPSCGAELSPADGALRCPRRHSFDVARHGYVGLLTGAKATSGDDGPMARARRDFLAAGRYEPVRAAVADLVSGADLATGEVVADHASGGLASGAGRRPATVVDVGCGTGYYLAGVLDALPDAVGLGLDTSAHALRVAAKVHPRAAAATWDVFRPFPIASEQVDVVLDVFAPRNPAEFHRVLRPGGVLVVVRPFGGHLAELRRQVTQMVTVDPDKERRLHDALDPYFEAASTQEVEYTTPLTRQEAVDLVLMTPSARHVTEAELSDDGDLPDQVTVSILATAYQRR
- a CDS encoding PIN domain-containing protein: MSRPNAVARPVRVVLADANVLYSRVLRDYLLYAADEGLISIAWSAEILDEMTEHLQANVASFTAESSQRLVKAMNNAFPYAQVTITAEALSQVAEFDLPDEGDRHVLAATVAAAAQVLCTSNLKDFPAHVVAHLGANVMHPDLLLSWLVRERPDEMRAVHDTAVARLPGATDASTIAALRRAGAPAAAELMARILNSADGG